A window from Setaria italica strain Yugu1 chromosome VIII, Setaria_italica_v2.0, whole genome shotgun sequence encodes these proteins:
- the LOC101783732 gene encoding agmatine coumaroyltransferase-2: MKITVHSSKSVKPASSSGSGSGSGSGTPAGSSKSKLIPLTVFDEANHDEYVPGIFAFHPPAPPVDALEAGLAKMLAEYRHWAGRIVTVDATSGKRAILLNDAGVRLVEATADVALTDVTPLEPTPEALRLQPSSDDDGAEGELMLLQVTRFRCGSFAVGYSMHHSVADGYATCTSLLAWGQAVRGAAAFDPAPVHDRASLFVPRDPPLVEFEHRGAEFKPRAEKKKALDVVDVVGDGNEVVMQTVRFSREFVARLKSEASAGRRRPYSAAQCVAAHLWRCVTAARGLGAHEVTKLHIAVNGRFRMTDPPVPKGYTGNAVLWARPATTARDLLHSPLRRAAQLISKAVSGVDGRYFHSFVDFASSGAVEREGLVRTAVSSELVARTNIEVDSVLGIPFYDLDFGTGKPFLFMPTYSTPQPVEGAAFLVPEADGGGGVVAYVPLYRRAVDAFASCCYSLPPPVVVDARL; the protein is encoded by the coding sequence ATGAAGATCACCGTGCACTCCTCCAAGTCCGTCAAGCCGGCCAGCagctccggcagcggcagcggcagcggcagcggcactcCGGCCGGCTCCTCCAAATCCAAGCTCATCCCCCTCACCGTGTTCGATGAGGCCAACCACGACGAGTACGTCCCGGGCATATTCGCCTtccacccgccggcgccgcccgtcgACGCGCTCGAGGCCGGGCTCGCCAAGATGCTAGCCGAGTACCGCCACTGGGCCGGCCGGATCGTCACCGTGGACGCCACCTCCGGCAAGCGCGCGATCCTGCTCAACGACGCCGGCGTGCGGCTCGTGGAGGCGACGGCCGACGTCGCGCTCACCGACGTGACGCCGCTGGAGCCGACGCCGGAGGCGCTGCGCCTGCAACCGAgctccgacgacgacggcgccgagggGGAGCTGATGCTGCTCCAGGTCACGCGGTTCCGGTGTGGCTCCTTCGCCGTCGGGTACAGCATGCACCACTCCGTCGCCGACGGCTACGCCACCTGCACGTCGCTGCTGGCGTGGGGCCAGGCcgtccgcggcgcggcggcgttcgACCCCGCGCCCGTGCACGACCGGGCGTCCCTGTTCGTGCCGCGGGACCCGCCGCTCGTCGAGTTCGAGCACCGCGGCGCCGAGTTCAAGCCACgtgcggagaagaagaaggccctcgacgtcgtcgacgtcgtcggCGACGGCAACGAGGTGGTGATGCAGACGGTGCGCTTTAGCCGGGAGTTCGTCGCTCGGCTGAAGTCGGAGGCGTCGGCGGGGAGGCGCCGGCCGTACAGCGCGGCGCAGTGCGTGGCGGCGCACCTGTGGCGGTGCGTCACGGCGGCGCGTGGGCTCGGCGCGCACGAGGTCACCAAGCTCCACATCGCCGTGAACGGCCGTTTCCGGATGACCGACCCGCCGGTGCCCAAGGGTTACACCGGCAACGCCGTTCTGTGGGCGCGGCCGGCAACCACCGCGCGGGACCTGCTGCACTCGCCGCTGCGGCGCGCGGCACAGCTCATATCCAAGGCGGTGTCCGGCGTCGACGGCCGCTACTTCCATTCCTTCGTCGACTTCGCGAGCTCCGGCGCTGTGGAGCGCGAGGGGCTGGTGCGGACGGCGGTGTCGTCGGAGCTGGTGGCGAGGACCAACATCGAGGTGGACAGCGTGCTGGGGATCCCGTTCTACGACCTGGACTTCGGCACCGGGAAGCCGTTCCTCTTCATGCCCACGTACAGCACCCCGCAGCCGGTGGAGGGCGCCGCGTTCCTCGTGCCGGaagccgacggcggcggcggcgtggtcgcGTACGTGCCGCTCTACCGCCGCGCCGTCGACGCCTTCGCCAGCTGCTGCtactcgctgccgccgccggtggtggtggatgCACGGCTGTGA